One region of Alosa alosa isolate M-15738 ecotype Scorff River chromosome 1, AALO_Geno_1.1, whole genome shotgun sequence genomic DNA includes:
- the LOC125292308 gene encoding uncharacterized protein LOC125292308, translating into MANHIMLSYQWDDQALVKRVYDRLMEDGFTVWMDIEGGVSGNINDAMAAGVEDAVVVCPFMTPAYQASRSCKKELNYADVRQVPLVPVMVSKNWEASEWLGLLTAGQLWVDFRNVDKSDDHFEKCVKSLEEEIMFVAGNVLTIQEPNNDPDNTPSRERLKRKPGRGFRHALTQLYLRESGEQKFHPASETRNTVELHYSPGDNGYWEEIKGSGCKHYRNIVTNGYLGFDANGDYVYTKANPYGAEEWLLMVDESDQSHERAVVIKNKHSGKFLAVQQGRFIGLPYHTEECKWFLN; encoded by the exons ATGGCCAATCATATCATGCTTTCTTACCAGTGGGATGACCAGGCACTGGTGAAGAGGGTATATGACAGGCTCATGGAGGATGGCTTCACAGTGTGGATGGATATTGAAGGAGGGGTCTCAGGAAATATCAATGATGC tatgGCTGCTGGTGTGGAGGATGCAGTCGTTGTGTGTCCCTTCATGACCCCTGCTTACCAGGCCTCCCGCAGCTGCAAGAAAGAGCTGAACTATGCTGACGTGCGACAGGTGCCCCTCGTCCCCGTCATGGTGTCCAAGAACTGGGAGGCCAGCGAGTGGCTTGGACTGCTCACTGCTGGACAGCTCTGGGTGGACTTCAG GAACGTGGACAAAAGTGATGATCACTTTGAGAAGTGTGTGAAGTCTTTGGAGGAAGAGATTATGTTCGTGGCTGGAAATGTATTGAccattcaggaacccaacaatGACCCAGACAACACCCCAAGTAGAGAGAGACTTAAGCGAAAACCTGGTCGAGGATTTCGCCATGCTCTCACTCAGCTATACCTTCGGGAATCAG GAGAACAGAAATTTCATCCAGCAAGTGAGACTCGGAATACAGTAGAactccactacagccctggtGACAACGGCTATTGGGAGGAGATCAAAGGCAGTGGCTGCAAACACTACCGCAACATAGTAACCAATGGATACCTTG GATTCGATGCTAATGGAGACTACGTATACACCAAAGCAAATCCTTACGGAGCGGAGGAATGGCTCCTTATGGTGGATGAATCTGACCAGAGTCACGAGAGGGCAGTGGTCATCAAGAACAAACATTCTGGAAAGTTCCTGGCTGTTCAGCAGGGCCGCTTCATAGGTCTGCCGTACCACACTGAGGAGTGCAAGTGGTTTTTGAACTAG
- the dchs2 gene encoding LOW QUALITY PROTEIN: protocadherin-23 (The sequence of the model RefSeq protein was modified relative to this genomic sequence to represent the inferred CDS: inserted 1 base in 1 codon; deleted 1 base in 1 codon), with protein sequence MWSSKISSCVGILCHLLAVCLLCGQSCAQVYNLTLSIEEGLPARTIVGDIRAGLPQNTQTSGFFISESRDSYVFRDLEIDTDTGIISTAVVLDREKGDRYEFVAATLTGEVIKVTIVVKDVNDHAPVFPSPSVLLNVSELSPPGTRFELEGARDQDEGDLGTQGYRITDSMMQELFKVEVRSGVGSVDLILLDKLDRESRDFYNLTIEAFDGGIPQKTGRLHVHINVMDENDNPPVFNQTEYRVLVWENTQVFTPVCQVYATDLDLGVNGLVTYEINRRQSDPNEYFIIDENTGVISVNRPLDHEMQTFYELIVRAWDGGIQPESSSTFVGIRVLDINDNSPTINVLFLSASGDPEVSEGASLGEYVARISVTDPDLGEGNMVYVDLQGGDGKFILKQTDDFLYSLCVARQLDREEVDFYELKVIAADFGVPPLQTEKTVLVRVSDVNDNAPVFELGHYEAHIVEDAKPGSTLIQVRAHDADEGLNSDLLYSILESKWDSLISIDPQSGLITTATRLDREREAELHFLVVAADGGFPPMSSTTTVTIYIEDINDNKPVFDQQLYNVSIPEHIAVGSCFLQVTAVDADGSEFGVVRYSLSDGFDREDQRPLFHINPMTGEICVDQDIDRDAGLVTYDLQVKAEDQGGLSAQAYVHIEVEDLNDNAPVFNPERYVTSISGHTQPGTEILNVIATDQDYGRYGQITYELQAGDSSSLFSVDRTSGAVYLTSALSHLGSASVKFSISAQDGEGRTSARPANVTVHILHSEQAPAMFQRSHYVFSVAEDVPMGTIVGMVEALNPANSVESLSYRISSGDPQGLFSVDAQTGVITTRHPLDHETLPYALLIIQSHSGTSPMYSSTQVNISITDINDSPPTFPRPSDTITVSQNTLPGTLLFIAHAHDGDSGSNGRIRYSLLSGEKFFSIDPVLGTLWLNGSLLHEEQASHTVEILAEDEGSPGLSSRLTLTVEVDQSSAAEDALAFETLVYQVEIRENAQRDTRVIQVRAHLSPQGRAASTPAGPGLTYTLESLSDTPPFLIHPESGWMFLSDCLDYEVTPVYRFRVRASASDAETEVSAVATVVVLVLDENDNAPVFSRTDYFFTMQEGPAPLGLIGTVKATDRDSGKNAQLSYILLSDGKHFRINSKTGEIINWVALDREQQTQHTLKVMVTDQGHPRLNATATVHILVTDINDNPPQFTHLPTGKELNLQVWAGLPGGSVITSMFAKDLDAGENGTVKFSLETDVDHFEIDQRSGDIRMRSPFSQSPQTHYTMTVIARDCGPIPLEERAVIHLQILNIGRVNARSESSIKHFSVPENAKLGTVVGSLGLPRAPAGQVRYSIAEGDGSLHFGMDASSGDLYVAQPLDYEATQRYSLSVRAEALPAVNASMLVAVMVRDVNDHAPWFPGANAVLSLGVYEDVAVGTAVYAFNARDADGSLRYSALRYSLTFDPSSGEGELPFQVHPSTGVLMTTAPLDRERSPMYIVMVTASDQPEKAANQKQASITAQVFLLDVNDNSPVFVSADTIRVLEDTQVGSLVHHVIARDTDEGRNGQVTYSLLSGNEEGLFALENTGLLHLTSPLDYESRSAHTLTILASDGGHQSLSSTQALTVSVGDVNDQAPQFQQSVYNASVSENREPGEHVITVTASDGDSAENAAIYYSLLPGPGYNLFSINSHTGEVRTAAHLDRELHQAFTLRVHGRDSGLPSLSGTTTILCSVLDENDNAPEFMQPTVHISIPENLPPGVVHTAQASDPDSGPNSTITYSLEDDEAGSFAINPTTGAVSVTQPLDREERDNYTLLITATDQGPTPRSSTSQLHVTLLDENDHSPAFTRKSYRATVSEALPVWLEVLRLSARDPDLGPSGEVTFSLAEDSLGAFSVEPSTGVVLTSRPLDRETRSQYSFRAVATDGCTQGPRSSVAMVTVQVEDVNDNAPACLSEPVRGSVTLGMAKGKTVAVVVAEDPDQGTNGTVVFSLTDGGEVDDDGGGGGGGVFEIGRTSGEVRLMRPLPDGASGTRVLHVQAADQGQPPLTSTCLVLLQLNGEDEGLRFTEQLYEVAIPENSMTGSWVANVVAHDQTTDGGAIIYSIFNGNENEVFTINPLTGDITVKEQSCLDYESNKRAHLVVLAENSQQTTYARVTVNLQDVNDNMPTFKQAYYRTAVWEGQIHNTYVMQAFATDADSGVNGQLDYSIVSGNHNDAFIIDSMRGILATNTVLDREIVSSYKLVLQAVDRGSPPLTGTSTVRVQVVDVNDNSPAIPPMEPVVIAENVPPGSVVTQVTANDVDLSSTVTYRFLGDIATNGSFAIDRYTGVISVTRSLDHEEVTEYVLRVQASDSVHQTEADVHVHVLDVNDNTPTFSQESYQVTLPELTSSDTFVLAVSATDRDSGLNGKISYRLLSSPLKGFYIDAQTGSVFTNKPLKYVSDGNMIQLLVEARDSGDPSLSSVTSVDIQVMDANDHAPFFLQNTYQVTSPEDTPLGTTLLTLTAEDEDYSGENTFLEYAITGGNEERHFCLEVITVHLEDQPRTVAQLVLCDSLDRETTEAYSLTVTVSDRGVPSLNSFATVSVTVLDVNDHAPAFGSSEYHAQVRENSPPGTFLVQVAALDPDQGLNGMVKYDIVSGNSKGHLRLDSLTGVLEVNHTLDYEEESKYTLTIQASDGEVQGNRRVSFAVIFISVQDENDNSPYFTHPTVNCSVLENQPAFTPVCMVHAIDQDAGPFGRVIYSILTSCFMDYGSGNPDRKEAFAIDPLTGDIHTRQTFDYERENEYCFVVEARDKGDQVATVRVQVDIEGVDEFSPVFTQKLYRFLLPENSRLGHTLGQVMAMDHDGGLDGAVEYSLAEPSPFFGVNKTTGAVYISGPVYRRRGSSDTDGMVELXVLAGSPKFDSKSSSCMVIVNISNSAEALTGMSLSVQTVSLSAALTIFLLLLVSFVALVLRYKTKEAALKKAASIAANLNHGTGTFGRKGGSHQNGINLHEMRGQMRAKLDISRPLQMSDRSLRGSAEGETAEDQEIKMINEYTCFKRSGSALSDQESQVLDSGLARDSDQLSCHSEEREPPVTSSFAVGLGAGMASAESLHNFKEEGGGEGMLPRVLNVRDVEDTMRGYVPLSDTQASVGGSLASLICPEEQLRGSYSWDYLLNWEPRFQPLASVFTDIGSLPDEEAAGHSSASELASLMRPPPLITAVAQPGIRAVPPRMPPKMPTLVRRPSYPKYAYSPLGRNTGLTPSAMTPSFSPSLSLLTMRTPNASPVVSETGLGVRTKTTTLPGSFICDGEIQV encoded by the exons ATGTGGTCGTCGAAAATATCAAGCTGTGTGGGGATTCTCTGTCACCTGTTAGCAGTTTGCCTACTTTGTGGACAGTCTTGCGCACAGGTGTACaacctcactctctccattgAAGAGGGACTACCGGCCAGAACAATTGTTGGTGACATTAGAGCTGGACTGCCTCAGAACACCCAAACCAGTGGATTTTTCATATCGGAAAGCAGAGATTCCTACGTGTTTAGGGACCTAGAAATAGACACGGACACGGGAATAATTTCAACAGCTGTGGTCCTcgatagagagaaaggagacAGGTATGAATTTGTTGCTGCTACTCTGACGGGGGAGGTCATAAAAGTAACCATAGTGGTCAAGGATGTTAATGATCACGCTCCAGTGTTTCCCTCTCCTTCTGTGCTTTTGAATGTGTCCGAATTAAGCCCACCTGGCACTCGGTTTGAACTTGAGGGGGCACGAGACCAGGATGAGGGTGACCTGGGAACTCAGGGGTACCGGATCACGGACAGTATGATGCAAGAGCTCTTCAAGGTGGAGGTGCGCAGTGGAGTAGGCAGTGTTGACCTCATCCTCTTGGACAAATTAGACAGAGAATCGAGAGACTTTTACAACCTCACCATAGAGGCTTTTGATGGGGGAATTCCACAGAAAACAGGAAGATTGCATGTGCATATTAACGTGATGGATGAAAATGATAACCCACCTGTGTTCAACCAGACAGAATACAGAGTGCTTGTGTGGGAAAATACCCAAGTCTTTACCCCTGTATGTCAGGTGTATGCCACTGACCTTGATTTGGGTGTGAATGGCCTGGTCACTTATGAGATTAACAGACGTCAGAGCGACCCCAATGAATATTTCATCATTGACGAGAACACAGGAGTCATCAGTGTGAACAGACCTTTAGACCATGAGATGCAAACTTTCTATGAGCTGATCGTTAGGGCCTGGGATGGTGGGATTCAACCAGAGTCCAGCAGTACTTTTGTGGGCATTAGGGTCCTGGACATCAACGACAACAGCCCCACCATCAATGTACTCTTTCTTAGTGCATCCGGCGACCCAGAGGTGTCAGAAGGGGCGAGCCTGGGGGAGTATGTTGCCCGGATATCCGTCACTGACCCTGACTTGGGGGAAGGCAACATGGTGTATGTTGATCTTCAGGGAGGAGATGGCAAGTTCATCCTGAAGCAAACTGATGACTTCCTGTATTCCCTGTGTGTGGCCAGGCAGCTGGATAGGGAGGAGGTTGACTTTTATGAGCTGAAGGTCATAGCTGCCGACTTCGGCGTGCCTCCTCTCCAGACTGAGAAGACGGTTTTGGTCAGAGTGTCCGACGTGAACGATAATGCTCCTGTGTTTGAGCTGGGGCATTATGAGGCTCATATTGTAGAGGATGCTAAGCCTGGTAGCACCCTCATACAGGTAAGGGCCCATGATGCAGATGAAGGACTGAACTCCGACCTTCTCTACAGCATCCTTGAGTCCAAGTGGGATAGCCTCATCAGCATTGACCCACAGTCAGGTCTCATCACTACTGCCACACGCCTGGACCGCGAGCGAGAGGCAGAGCTGCATTTCCTGGTTGTGGCAGCGGACGGAGGGTTTCCACCTAtgtcatcaacaacaacagtcACCATCTACATTGAAGACATCAATGACAACAAGCCTGTCTTTGACCAGCAGCTATATAATGTGTCCATTCCAGAACACATTGCTGTTGGGAGCTGCTTCTTACAG GTTACTGCAGTGGATGCAGATGGCAGTGAGTTTGGGGTTGTACGATACTCCCTCTCTGACGGCTTTGACAGGGAGGACCAGCGGCCTCTGTTCCACATCAACCCTATGACGGGGGAAATCTGCGTTGATCAGGATATAGACCGTGATGCAGGGCTCGTCACCTACGACCTCCAGGTCAAAGCTGAAGATCAG ggtGGTCTCAGTGCGCAGGCATATGTCCATATTGAGGTGGAGGACCTGAATGATAACGCACCCGTGTTTAACCCTGAGAGATACGTCACAAGCATCAGTGGACATACACAGCCTGGCACAGAGATCCTGAATGTCATTGCCACTGACCAGGACTACGGGCGCTATGGGCAAATCACATACGAGCTTCAGGCTGGagactcctcctctctcttctctgtggacAGGACATCAG gtGCTGTGTACCTGACCTCCGCTCTGAGCCACCTGGGCAGTGCCAGTGTGAAGTTCTCCATCTCTGCGCAGGATGGTGAGGGCCGGACGTCCGCTCGGCCTGCCAACGTTACTGTCCACATCCTCCACAGTGAACAGGCTCCTGCCATGTTCCAGCGGTCCCACTACGTCTTCTCCGTGGCCGAGGACGTGCCCATGGGCACCATCGTGGGCATGGTGGAAGCCCTTAACCCTGCTA ATTCTGTGGAGTCCCTGTCGTACAGGATATCCTCTGGCGACCCCCAGGGGCTGTTCTCTGTGGACGCTCAGACAGGCGTCATCACCACCAGGCATCCGCTGGACCACGAGACTCTCCCCTACGCCCTCCTCATCATCCAGTCCCACAGCGGAACCTCGCCCATGTACAGCAGCACCCAGGTCAATATCAGCATCACCGATATCAACGACAGCCCCCCCACATTCCCACGGCCCTCCGACACCATCACGGTTTCTCAGAACACTCTGCCCGGCACACTGCTCTTCATCGCACATGCTCACGACGGTGACAGCGGCTCGAACGGAAGGATCCGGTACTCCCTGCTCTCAGGGGAGAAGTTTTTCTCCATAGACCCTGTCCTGGGCACGCTGTGGCTCAACGGCAGCCTCTTGCATGAGGAGCAGGCCTCGCACACAGTGGAGATCTTGGCAGAGGACGAAGGGTCGCCGGGATTGTCCTCCCGCTTGACTTTGACCGTGGAGGTTGATCAGTCCTCTGCTGCTGAAGACGCCTTAGCCTTTGAGACGCTGGTGTACCAGGTGGAGATCAGGGAGAACGCCCAGAGGGACACGCGGGTCATCCAGGTGCGAGCCCACCTGAGTCCCCAGGGGCGCGCTGCCTCGACCCCTGCTGGCCCCGGCCTGACCTACACTCTGGAGTCCCTCTCCGACACCCCTCCCTTCCTCATTCACCCAGAGAGCGGCTGGATGTTCCTCTCCGACTGCCTGGACTATGAGGTCACGCCCGTATACCGCTTCCGCGTTCGGGCCTCGGCAAGCGACGCGGAGACGGAGGTCAGCGCCGTGGCTACAGTGGTCGTCTTGGTGCTGGACGAGAATGACAACGCTCCAGTTTTTAGCCGGACGGACTACTTTTTCACCATGCAGGAGGGGCCCGCTCCTCTGGGTCTGATCGGAACGGTCAAGGCAACGGACAGAGACTCAGGAAAAAACGCCCAGCTATCCTACATCCTGCTGTCAGATGGGAAACACTTCCGCATCAACTCCAAAACAG GTGAGATCATAAACTGGGTGGCTTTGGACCGGGAGCAGCAGACCCAGCATACTCTGAAGGTGATGGTGACGGATCAGGGACACCCACGCCTCAACGCCACAGCCACCGTCCACATCCTGGTGACAGACATCAATGACAACCCTCCTCAGTTCACACACCTCCCTACTGGCAAAGAGCTCAATCTGCAG GTGTGGGCTGGTTTACCAGGGGGTTCAGTGATCACCAGCATGTTTGCTAAGGACCTGGATGCAGGGGAAAATGGAACTGTCAAGTTCTCTCTGGAAACAG ACGTGGACCACTTTGAGATTGACCAGCGCAGCGGAGACATTAGGATGCGCAGTCCATTCTCCCAGAGTCCGCAGACACACTACACAATGACTGTAATTGCCAGGGACTGCGGCCCCATCCCCCTGGAGGAGAGAGCAGTAATTCACCTGCAG ATTCTCAACATTGGGAGAGTGAATGCCCGTTCTGAGTCGAGTATCAAGCACTTCTCAGTGCCAGAGAATGCCAAGCTGGGCACCGTCGTTGGCTCTCTGGGGCTGCCCAGGGCTCCCGCTGGGCAGGTGCGCTACTCCATCGCCGAGGGCGACGGCAGTCTGCACTTTGGCATGGACGCGTCGTCAGGAGACCTGTACGTGGCTCAGCCTCTGGACTACGAGGCGACGCAGCGCTACAGCCTCTCTGTGCGGGCAGAGGCACTGCCCGCCGTCAACGCGTCCATGCTGGTGGCGGTGATGGTGAGGGACGTGAACGACCACGCTCCCTGGTTCCCGGGCGCCAACGCCGTCCTGTCGCTCGGAGTCTATGAGGACGTGGCCGTGGGGACGGCGGTGTACGCCTTTAACGCGCGGGACGCCGACGGGAGCCTGCGCTACAGTGCCCTGCGCTACTCCCTCACTTTTGACCCCTCGTCTGGTGAAGGGGAGCTGCCGTTTCAGGTCCATCCCTCCACCGGAGTCCTTATGACCACCGCTCCGCTGGACCGCGAACGCTCTCCCATGTACATCGTCATGGTGACCGCCAGCGACCAGCCAGAGAAGGCAGCCAATCAGAAGCAAGCGTCCATCACTGCTCAGGTGTTCCTCCTGGACGTGAATGACAACAGTCCCGTCTTTGTGTCTGCGGACACCATCCGTGTGCTGGAGGACACGCAAGTTGGGAGTTTGGTGCATCATGTTATTGCCAGGGACACAGACGAGGGCAGAAACGGGCAGGTGACCTACAGCTTGCTGTCTGGAAATGAAGAGGGTCTGTTTGCTCTGGAGAATACAG GCCTCCTTCATCTGACTTCCCCTCTGGACTATGAGAGCAGGTCTGCGCACACCCTGACCATCTTGGCCTCAGATGGCGGCCACCAGTCGCTCTCCTCCACCCAAGCCCTCACTGTGTCTGTGGGGGACGTCAACGACCAGGCCCCCCAGTTCCAGCAGAGCGTCTACAATGCCAGTGTGTCCGAGAACCGAGAGCCTGGAGAACACGTTATCACTGTGACTGCCTCTGATGGAGACTCAG CTGAGAATGCTGCGATTTACTACAGTCTGCTGCCTGGCCCTGGCTACAACCTTTTCAGCATAAACTCTCACACAGGCGAGGTCCGCACTGCTGCACATCTCGACCGTGAGCTCCATCAGGCTTTCACCCTGAGAG TCCATGGTCGGGACAGTGGGCTTCCCTCTCTGTCAGGCACGACCACCATCCTGTGTTCCGTTCTGGACGAGAACGATAACGCGCCGGAGTTCATGCAGCCCACAGTGCACATCAGCATTCCGGAGAACCTTCCCCCCGGAGTGGTCCACACGGCCCAGGCATCGGACCCCGACAGTGGCCCCAACAGCACCATCACATACTCACTGGAAGATG ATGAAGCTGGTAGTTTTGCGATCAATCCCACTACGGGGGCGGTGAGTGTGACTCAGCCTCTCGACCGGGAGGAGCGTGACAACTACACCCTGCTCATCACCGCCACAGACCAGGGTCCGACACCGCGGAGCTCCACCTCCCAGCTCCACGTTACCCTGCTGGACGAGAATGACCACAGCCCGGCCTTCACCCGCAAGAGCTACCGCGCCACCGTCAGCGAGGCTCTTCCCGTGTGGCTCGAGGTCCTCCGCCTGAGTGCGCGGGACCCCGACCTGGGCCCCAGCGGTGAGGTCACCTTCTCGCTGGCCGAGGACTCCCTGGGGGCCTTCTCCGTGGAGCCGTCCACTGGGGTGGTGCTCACCAGCCGGCCACTGGACCGCGAGACGCGCTCGCAGTACAGCTTCCGCGCCGTGGCCACCGACGGCTGCACTCAGGGGCCTCGCAGCTCGGTCGCCATGGTGACGGTGCAGGTGGAGGACGTCAACGACAACGCGCCCGCGTGCCTGAGCGAGCCTGTCCGCGGATCGGTCACGCTGGGGATGGCCAAGGGAAAGACTGTGGCCGTGGTGGTGGCCGAGGATCCCGACCAGGGCACTAACGGCACAGTGGTGTTCAGTCTGACAGACGGAGGCGAAGTGGACGACGATGGCggcggcggaggaggaggagtgtttGAGATTGGGCGGACCTCTGGGGAGGTGCGGCTGATGCGTCCGCTCCCCGACGGCGCCTCCGGGACGAGGGTGCTGCACGTGCAGGCCGCAGATCAGGGCCAGCCACCGCTCACATCCACCTGCCtggtgctgctgcagctgaACGGGGAGGACGAAGGGCTGCGCTTCACCGAGCAACTCTACGAGGTGGCCATTCCGGAGAACAGCATGACTG GTTCCTGGGTGGCAAATGTGGTGGCCCATGACCAGACAACAGATGGAGGAGCCATAATCTACAGCATCTTCAATGGCAATGAGAATGAGGTCTTCACCATAAATCCTCTCACAG GTGATATAACAGTGAAGGAGCAGAGTTGCCTTGATTATGAGAGCAATAAGAGAGCTCATCTAGTGGTGCTGGCAGAAAACAGCCAGCAGACCACCTATGCACGGGTGACTGTCAATCTCCAGGATGTGAACGACAACATGCCTACATTTAAACAGGCATATTACAGAACGGCAGTCTGGGAAGGACAAATACATAACACATATGTCATGCAG GCATTTGCCACTGATGCTGATAGCGGTGTGAATGGGCAGCTTGACTATTCCATCGTGTCCGGAAACCACAACGATGCGTTCATCATTGACTCAATGAGAGGAATTCTGGCCACTAACACAGTCCTGGACCGAGAAATCGTCTCATCTTACAA GTTGGTGTTGCAGGCAGTGGACCGGGGCAGCCCCCCTCTCACGGGCACCAGCACTGTCAGGGTTCAGGTGGTGGACGTGAACGACAACAGCCCTGCCATCCCACCCATGGAGCCAGTGGTGATCGCTGAGA ATGTGCCCCCAGGCTCGGTTGTAACCCAGGTTACTGCCAATGATGTTGACCTGAGTTCCACTGTGACTTACCGCTTTTTGGGAGACATTGCAACCAATGGGAGCTTTGCCATTGACCGCTACACTGGGGTCATAAGTGTAACTCGCAGTCTGGACCATGAGGAGGTCACCGAGTACGTCCTGAGGGTACAGGCCTCAGACTCTGTCCACCAGACGGAGGCAGACGTGCATGTTCACGTGCTAGACGTCAATGACAACACTCCCACTTTTTCCCAGGAATCCTATCAG GTGACATTGCCAGAGCTGACATCCTCTGACACGTTTGTCCTGGCGGTGTCTGCCACAGACAGAGACTCTGGTCTCAACGGAAAGATTTCTTACAGacttctctcttcacctctgaAAGGCTTCTACATAGATGCACAAACTG GCTCTGTGTTCACAAACAAACCTTTGAAGTATGTTTCTGATGGCAACATGATCCAGCTCCTAGTTGAGGCTCGGGACAGTGGAGACCCCTCCCTCTCTAGTGTGACCTCTGTGGATATACAGGTGATGGACGCCAATGACCACGCCCCTTTCTTCCTGCAAAACACCTATCAGGTGACCTCACCTGAGGATACGCCCTTGGGCACCACCCTCTTGACCCTTACAGCAGAAGATGAGGACTATTCGGGAGAAAACACCTTCCTTGAGTATGCCATCACTGGAGGTAACGAAGAGAGGCACTTTTGCCTGgaggtcatcacagttcattTGGAAGATCAGCCGAGGACTGTGGCTCAGTTGGTCCTTTGTGACTCACTGGACCGCGAGACCACAGAGGCTTACTCCCTGACCGTGACCGTGTCTGACAGAGGGGTGCCCTCACTCAATAGCTTCGCC ACCGTGTCTGTGACCGTCCTCGATGTAAACGACCACGCACCTGCTTTTGGAAGCTCCGAGTACCACGCCCAGGTCCGTGAGAACAGTCCACCTGGCACTTTTCTTGTTCAGGTGGCAGCTCTTGATCCTGATCAGGGGCTTAATGGGATGGTCAAGTATGACATTGTCTCTGGAAATAGTAAAGGCCATTTGAGGCTGGATTCCTTGACTGGGGTGCTAGAGGTCAACCATACATTGGACTATGAGGAAGAGTCCAAGTACACCTTGACCATACAAGCATCGGATGGAGAAGTACAAGGCAACAGAAGAGTTTCTTTTGCAGTCATTTTTATTTCTGTGCAGGATGAGAATGACAATTCCCCGTACTTCACCCATCCCACTGTGAACTGCTCTGTGCTAGAGAACCAGCCTGCGTTCACCCCAGTGTGCATGGTCCATGCCATCGATCAGGACGCTGGCCCATTTGGGAGGGTCATCTACTCTATCTTGACCTCCTGCTTCATGGATTATGGCAGTGGGAACCCTGACAGGAAGGAGGCCTTCGCCATCGACCCTCTGACGGGGGACATTCACACCAGACAGACCTTTGATTATGAGCGTGAGAATGAGTACTGTTTTGTGGTGGAGGCCAGAGATAAGGGTGATCAGGTGGCAACTGTCAGGGTGCAAGTGGACATTGAAGGTGTGGACGAGTTCAGTCCAGTGTTTACCCAGAAGCTATATCGCTTCCTTTTGCCCGAGAACTCTCGACTGGGTCACACACTGGGCCAGGTCATGGCCATGGACCATGACGGAGGCTTAGATGGAGCGGTCGAGTACTCCCTGGCGGAGCCATCTCCATTCTTCGGTGTGAATAAAACAACAGGCGCCGTCTACATCTCCGGTCCAGTgtacaggaggagagggagctcTGACACCGACGGCATGGTGGAGC CGGTGCTGGCCGGCAGTCCAAAGTTTGACTCCAAGTCAAGCTCCTGTATGGTCATTGTAAATATCTCCAACTCAGCAGAGGCTCTCACAGGGATGTCTTTGAGTGTGCAGACAGTCAGCCTTAGCGCAGCTTTGACCATCTTCCTCTTGCTGCTGGTCAGCTTTGTGGCCCTTGTTCTGCGGTACAAGACCAAGGAGGCCGCGCTCAAGAAAGCCGCCTCTATTGCCGCCAACTTGAACCATGGAACTGGCACGTTTGGACGGAAGGGTGGCTCTCATCAAAACGGCATCAACCTACATGAAATGCGAGGACAAATGCGCGCCAAGCTGGACATCTCTCGCCCCTTGCAGATGTCGGACAGGAGTCTACGGGGCTCAGCAGAGGGTGAGACCGCAGAGGACCAGGAGATCAAAATGATAAACGAGTACACCTGCTTCAAGAGATCTGGCTCAGCCCTCAGCGACCAAGAATCCCAGGTACTAGACTCAGGACTTGCCAGGGACTCAGACCAGCTGTCCTGCCACTCTGAGGAACGGGAGCCCCCGGTCACCTCATCGTTTGCAGTGGGCCTGGGGGCAGGCATGGCCAGTGCTGAGAGCCTTCATAACTTCAAGGAGGAGGGAGGCGGCGAGGGGATGCTGCCGCGTGTGCTGAATGTCAGAGATGTGGAGGACACGATGAGAGGCTACGTCCCTCTGTCAGACACTCAGGCGTCGGTAGGGGGGTCACTGGCCTCGCTGATCTGCCCAGAGGAACAGCTCAGGGGGAGCTACAGCTGGGACTACCTGCTCAACTGGGAGCCCCGCTTCCAGCCGCTGGCGTCCGTGTTCACCGACATCGGCTCGCTGCCCGACGAGGAGGCCGCTGGACACAGCTCAGCATCGGAACTGGCCAGTCTGATGCGCCCCCCGCCGCTCATCACTGCAGTGGCACAGCCGGGCATACGGGCTGTTCCTCCGCGGATGCCCCCTAAAATGCCAACCCTGGTTAGGCGACCGTCTTACCCCAAATATGCCTACTCTCCACTGGGTCGTAACACAGGACTGACTCCCTCAGCGATGACGCCCAGtttctcaccctctctgtcCCTGCTCACCATGAGGACTCCCAACGCTTCCCCAGTGGTCTCTGAGACGGGGCTGGGGGTACGCACCAAAACCACCACCCTTCCTGGGAGTTTCATCTGTGATGGGGAAATACAGGTCTAA